From Apium graveolens cultivar Ventura chromosome 9, ASM990537v1, whole genome shotgun sequence, the proteins below share one genomic window:
- the LOC141687412 gene encoding uncharacterized protein LOC141687412 isoform X2 — protein MFSKQLSSNSLKVVLFSDNLCVAPLNDEGSTSCFMQKFGRNLNRGIVEVHLGGGKVMNFKFCPATHNIFGLKRFMQKYKILCYHMFVFTYIGSCKFELEVYDSQCGTHLCDDDDYLCLDEFVPPEPGSQAIFLSSVSGTLIEDADNETLGFHSSSDNAQIEAEGTVLHILLICMNENM, from the exons ATGTTTTCGAAGCAGCTTTCTAGCAATTCATTGAAAGTAGTACTTTTCTCAGACAATTTATGTGTTGCGCCTTTAAATGATGAAG GAAGTACCTCTTGTTTTATGCAAAAATTTGGACGTAACCTGAATCGTGGTATTGTAGAGGTTCATCTTGGTGGTGGGAAAGTAATGAACTTCAAATTCTGTCCCGCAACACATAATATATTTGGTCTAAAGCGGTTCATGCAGAAGTATAAGATTTTATGTTATCACATGTTTGTGTTCACTTATATTGGTAGTTGCAAGTTTGAGTTGGAAGTGTATGATTCTCAATGTGGGACTCATTTATGTGATGATGACGATTATTTATGCCTTGATGAATTTGTACCGCCAGAACCTGGATCACAAGCGATTTTCTTATCTAGTGTTAGTGGCACTTTAATTGAAG ATGCTGACAATGAGACTCTGGGTTTTCACTCTTCCTCAGATAATGCACAAATTGAAGCAGAAG GTACTGTATTGCATATATTGCTAATTTGCATGAATGAAAACATGTAA
- the LOC141687412 gene encoding uncharacterized protein LOC141687412 isoform X1 — protein MFSKQLSSNSLKVVLFSDNLCVAPLNDEGSTSCFMQKFGRNLNRGIVEVHLGGGKVMNFKFCPATHNIFGLKRFMQKYKILCYHMFVFTYIGSCKFELEVYDSQCGTHLCDDDDYLCLDEFVPPEPGSQAIFLSSVSGTLIEDADNETLGFHSSSDNAQIEAEDYGINELELHSSSGTVLHILLICMNENM, from the exons ATGTTTTCGAAGCAGCTTTCTAGCAATTCATTGAAAGTAGTACTTTTCTCAGACAATTTATGTGTTGCGCCTTTAAATGATGAAG GAAGTACCTCTTGTTTTATGCAAAAATTTGGACGTAACCTGAATCGTGGTATTGTAGAGGTTCATCTTGGTGGTGGGAAAGTAATGAACTTCAAATTCTGTCCCGCAACACATAATATATTTGGTCTAAAGCGGTTCATGCAGAAGTATAAGATTTTATGTTATCACATGTTTGTGTTCACTTATATTGGTAGTTGCAAGTTTGAGTTGGAAGTGTATGATTCTCAATGTGGGACTCATTTATGTGATGATGACGATTATTTATGCCTTGATGAATTTGTACCGCCAGAACCTGGATCACAAGCGATTTTCTTATCTAGTGTTAGTGGCACTTTAATTGAAG ATGCTGACAATGAGACTCTGGGTTTTCACTCTTCCTCAGATAATGCACAAATTGAAGCAGAAG ACTATGGCATTAATGAACTGGAGTTGCACTCTTCCTCAGGTACTGTATTGCATATATTGCTAATTTGCATGAATGAAAACATGTAA